In one window of Kosmotoga pacifica DNA:
- a CDS encoding TIGR00153 family protein — protein MLFLGKKEILIIELFKKHLDAVEETLEALKEFIFALKENDSKKLEELYNEVHIRETNADSIRRKMESEMYQGAFLPNFRGDLLGLVESFDRIANNAESISDQISLQKMDIPETLHAEIVKQLELSHETFKVVKKAAEAMFEDLEKAGEYVIETEKLEHKEDIFERELIKKIYSKELPLAEKMQLRELVMHIGNLADLSEDCSDRIEIVILKRRV, from the coding sequence ATGTTGTTTCTTGGAAAGAAGGAAATTCTGATTATCGAACTTTTTAAAAAACACCTTGACGCTGTGGAAGAAACCTTAGAAGCTCTGAAAGAGTTCATTTTCGCACTGAAAGAAAACGATTCCAAAAAACTGGAAGAACTGTATAACGAGGTTCACATCAGGGAAACGAACGCTGACAGTATTCGACGAAAGATGGAATCGGAAATGTATCAGGGAGCTTTCTTACCGAACTTTAGAGGAGATTTGCTGGGGCTTGTTGAGAGCTTCGATCGAATCGCAAACAATGCAGAGAGTATCTCTGACCAAATATCTCTCCAGAAAATGGACATTCCAGAGACTCTTCATGCTGAGATCGTGAAGCAATTGGAATTATCGCACGAAACTTTTAAAGTCGTCAAGAAAGCCGCTGAAGCCATGTTTGAGGATCTTGAAAAAGCTGGTGAATACGTCATCGAGACGGAAAAACTTGAACATAAAGAGGATATATTCGAGAGAGAACTCATCAAAAAGATATATTCCAAAGAACTCCCTCTGGCTGAAAAAATGCAATTGAGAGAGCTCGTGATGCACATAGGTAACCTCGCAGACCTTTCGGAGGATTGCTCGGATAGAATAGAAATAGTTATCCTGAAAAGAAGGGTTTGA
- a CDS encoding thioredoxin family protein, translating into MIHLVEKSNTKRVDIITVEYLTKGDLMKEVSFLELKNEMNEGLVLIEVFTPTCGVCTAVQKKLQGIEEDYPEWKFYSINMLENPEVSGEFTVFTVPTVIVFHNGKELNRWARNFGMGQITDYLDRVMEMLL; encoded by the coding sequence GTGATTCACCTTGTTGAAAAGTCTAACACGAAAAGAGTTGATATAATCACTGTTGAATACCTCACGAAAGGGGATCTTATGAAGGAAGTATCCTTTTTAGAACTTAAGAATGAAATGAACGAGGGCCTCGTGTTAATCGAAGTGTTTACGCCCACGTGTGGTGTATGTACAGCCGTACAGAAAAAACTCCAGGGGATCGAAGAAGACTACCCCGAGTGGAAGTTCTATTCCATAAACATGTTGGAGAACCCCGAAGTTTCCGGAGAGTTCACCGTATTCACAGTCCCGACAGTCATCGTTTTTCATAATGGAAAAGAACTCAACCGCTGGGCCAGAAATTTCGGCATGGGCCAGATTACTGACTATTTGGATAGAGTAATGGAAATGCTTTTGTAA
- a CDS encoding DUF7670 domain-containing protein yields the protein MESNGELEQKKAKRLLLITRIWSTVVIAFGLFIFLGYAIQYLTTGVADPNLAENYPFIENIPPILIMVSIFGLILAWKWVFAGGLMAIVFSVANFVIFLIHWPLSENLNYLIAPYGINLLILIPGILYIIYWDRLRKQKV from the coding sequence ATGGAAAGCAACGGTGAGCTTGAACAGAAAAAAGCAAAAAGATTGCTCCTGATAACAAGAATCTGGTCAACAGTTGTCATAGCATTTGGTCTATTTATATTTCTTGGTTATGCTATCCAATATTTAACAACGGGAGTAGCAGATCCGAATCTAGCGGAAAATTATCCTTTCATAGAAAACATCCCACCTATTTTAATCATGGTAAGTATTTTTGGTCTCATATTAGCATGGAAATGGGTATTCGCAGGTGGCTTAATGGCCATTGTTTTCAGTGTTGCTAACTTCGTAATCTTTCTAATTCATTGGCCCTTATCTGAAAACCTCAACTATCTCATTGCTCCCTACGGAATAAATCTGCTTATCCTTATCCCGGGAATATTGTACATTATCTACTGGGATAGATTGCGAAAACAAAAAGTATGA
- a CDS encoding TldD/PmbA family protein, which yields MNLKEFKEKVFDYASKKGLKDFELYLEVKREFEVSAQKGNLENYKNANLLGASFKLIEQGKVGSSFTEVFSVEAAQLLVDEAMENLKIIESEYEDFLYDGSGNYNSRNFYRGEFEKLSQSELIEKVIKLEEGLKNRDKHITMVPYNNLGFRVEEIYIANSRGLDLYSKNDGGHVFAMGLASNGENPKSSFNALVGKEIGDLDIEALSDRIVSDLKVLMNSSPVKSGKYNVIFRNDAFASFMSAFSDMFSAENVQKGLSLLKDKLGERIGSEAFTFIDDPFFESSPVNRYFDDQGVPTKKKLLVEEGILKTYLYDLKTAKKDNVDSTGNAVKLWGYKAPTGISYFNLIIKPGKRSFEELLEELWDGLVVIELDGLHSGANSVSGDFSLGARGFKVERGKIVGGIEGITVSGNILKVFKNIRCCANDTAYGMPIMSVDSSAVFSPSVIVDEIDVAGI from the coding sequence ATGAATCTAAAAGAGTTTAAGGAAAAGGTTTTCGATTACGCTAGCAAAAAGGGACTAAAGGACTTTGAGCTTTACCTTGAAGTGAAGCGCGAATTCGAAGTAAGTGCACAAAAAGGAAATCTTGAAAATTACAAAAATGCCAATCTCCTCGGTGCGAGTTTTAAACTCATAGAGCAAGGCAAGGTAGGGAGTTCTTTCACTGAAGTTTTTTCTGTTGAAGCAGCCCAGCTGCTTGTTGATGAAGCAATGGAGAATTTGAAAATCATAGAATCCGAATATGAGGATTTCCTTTATGATGGCTCTGGAAATTATAACAGCAGGAACTTCTACCGTGGTGAGTTCGAGAAGCTTTCCCAGTCGGAACTCATTGAAAAGGTTATCAAACTTGAGGAAGGTTTGAAGAACCGGGACAAGCACATCACAATGGTGCCCTATAACAACCTTGGATTCCGTGTTGAAGAAATTTATATCGCCAATTCAAGAGGGTTAGATCTTTACTCTAAAAACGATGGCGGCCATGTTTTTGCAATGGGATTAGCGAGCAACGGTGAAAACCCCAAAAGTTCCTTTAATGCTCTTGTGGGTAAAGAAATAGGAGATCTGGATATAGAAGCCCTTTCTGACAGGATAGTTTCCGATCTCAAAGTGCTGATGAACTCCTCACCTGTGAAGAGCGGAAAATACAACGTAATCTTCAGAAATGACGCCTTCGCTTCGTTTATGAGCGCTTTTTCAGATATGTTCTCAGCTGAAAATGTCCAAAAAGGTCTTTCTTTGCTTAAAGACAAACTTGGAGAGAGGATCGGATCTGAAGCATTTACCTTTATAGACGATCCTTTCTTTGAAAGTAGTCCTGTAAATAGGTACTTCGACGATCAGGGTGTCCCCACTAAGAAGAAACTTCTGGTGGAAGAAGGTATATTGAAAACCTACCTTTACGACCTGAAAACTGCAAAGAAAGATAATGTTGATTCCACAGGGAATGCTGTGAAACTCTGGGGTTATAAAGCCCCCACCGGCATTTCTTATTTCAACCTCATAATAAAACCTGGTAAAAGAAGCTTTGAAGAGCTCCTCGAAGAGCTGTGGGATGGACTTGTAGTTATTGAGCTTGATGGTCTCCACTCCGGTGCAAATTCTGTATCAGGCGACTTTTCTCTTGGCGCGAGAGGCTTCAAAGTGGAAAGAGGGAAAATTGTTGGTGGAATTGAAGGCATAACTGTCTCAGGCAATATTTTAAAAGTGTTTAAAAACATAAGATGCTGTGCTAATGATACTGCTTACGGCATGCCAATAATGTCGGTTGATTCATCGGCAGTTTTCTCACCGTCAGTCATCGTTGATGAAATCGATGTAGCCGGTATTTAG
- a CDS encoding cyclic 2,3-diphosphoglycerate synthase: MEVNLVAKKRVIIMGAAGRDFHNFNTYFRNNPNYEVIAFTATQIPGIEDKKYPAELAGELYPNGIPIYSEEKLPELIKEYNVDHVVLAYSDLPHQYVMERAEIVLAAGADFMLLGPKETMIKSTKPVISVCAIRTGCGKSQTTRRVLDILRAKGKKVVSIRHPMPYGDLVKQKVQRFADYSDLDKHECTIEEREEYEPHIDRGSIIYAGVDYEAILREAEKEDVDVILWDGGNNDFSFYKSDLYITVVDPHRPGHEISYYPGMANLVMADVIVINKEETAYPEGIEKVRQNIAKYNPNAIIVDAASPLTVEDSAAIKGKKVLVVEDGPTLTHGEMRYGAGWVAAKKYGAAEIIDPRPYAVGSIVDTYKKYNHLDQILPAMGYGEKQMKELEETINNADADLVIIGTPIDLRRVIKINKPAIRVTYELQEIGEPTLEQVIDDFLKRNNI; the protein is encoded by the coding sequence ATGGAGGTGAATTTAGTGGCTAAGAAGAGAGTCATAATCATGGGTGCTGCCGGAAGAGACTTTCACAACTTCAACACTTATTTCAGGAACAACCCGAACTATGAAGTAATTGCCTTTACGGCAACCCAGATCCCGGGGATCGAGGACAAGAAATATCCCGCTGAATTGGCCGGGGAACTCTATCCGAATGGGATCCCGATATATTCAGAGGAAAAACTGCCTGAACTGATAAAGGAGTACAACGTTGATCACGTCGTTCTGGCTTACAGCGACCTTCCTCATCAGTACGTTATGGAGAGGGCGGAAATCGTCCTCGCGGCAGGTGCCGACTTCATGTTACTCGGCCCTAAAGAAACGATGATAAAGTCCACAAAACCCGTTATTTCTGTGTGTGCTATTAGAACAGGCTGTGGAAAGAGCCAGACAACGAGAAGGGTACTCGACATCCTCAGGGCGAAGGGTAAGAAAGTCGTTTCCATAAGGCACCCCATGCCTTACGGCGACCTTGTAAAACAGAAGGTCCAGAGATTCGCTGATTACTCCGACCTCGACAAGCACGAATGTACCATCGAAGAGCGCGAGGAATATGAACCTCATATCGACAGAGGTTCCATCATTTATGCTGGTGTTGACTACGAAGCCATTCTCAGAGAAGCCGAGAAGGAAGACGTTGATGTGATCCTCTGGGACGGTGGAAATAATGACTTCTCTTTCTATAAGAGCGACCTTTACATAACAGTTGTTGACCCTCACAGACCGGGACACGAGATTAGCTATTACCCCGGAATGGCCAACCTTGTCATGGCTGATGTTATCGTCATTAATAAGGAAGAGACAGCCTATCCTGAAGGAATTGAAAAAGTGAGACAGAACATCGCAAAGTATAACCCCAACGCCATCATCGTCGATGCTGCTTCCCCTCTAACAGTGGAGGACAGTGCGGCGATAAAGGGCAAGAAGGTACTCGTTGTCGAAGATGGTCCCACTCTGACCCACGGTGAGATGAGATATGGCGCCGGCTGGGTTGCCGCGAAGAAATATGGGGCAGCTGAGATCATCGACCCGAGGCCCTACGCCGTCGGTTCAATCGTCGACACATACAAGAAATACAACCACCTCGATCAGATACTGCCGGCTATGGGATACGGCGAAAAACAGATGAAAGAGCTGGAAGAAACAATAAACAACGCTGACGCCGACCTGGTGATCATCGGAACCCCCATAGACCTGAGGAGAGTTATCAAGATCAACAAACCGGCTATCAGGGTAACCTATGAACTTCAGGAAATAGGTGAACCTACACTCGAACAGGTCATCGATGATTTTCTTAAGAGAAATAATATTTGA
- a CDS encoding MoaD/ThiS family protein, producing the protein MDVVYGDKKWSFETELTVAELLKKMGLSREPVLVMADGKIIEKKDIIRKNSKVLIINAANGG; encoded by the coding sequence GTGGACGTAGTCTACGGCGATAAGAAGTGGTCATTTGAAACAGAACTGACAGTAGCCGAACTGCTGAAAAAGATGGGACTCAGCAGGGAGCCTGTCCTCGTAATGGCAGATGGAAAAATAATTGAAAAGAAGGACATAATCCGTAAGAACTCGAAAGTTTTGATAATAAATGCCGCTAATGGCGGATGA
- a CDS encoding ABC transporter permease translates to MNKLKQLWRVFIAFLKESFRNRVEFFFGLMLPVLFLVMFGYIFGGEENVSSLKVGLFSSDSESISWITDVGGFEFITFASTESMMKALNNIEIGLALQLSSGELTFYKVQGNPSLEGEIAIAQSAIVAAIEAHLNDVEPVITVKKTAVSSGIFMATGSDYIMSGVIGISILSSGMFAVISLFGRYRKKGILDRFRATPMDPIIFVLGSTFTRFLMSLFSVVVIMFINRILFNSKIRPDWLPLIVVIICSTLGMMALGLLLVLIFKEPQSAQSAGDVLFFLMTFASGIYFPIAFLPEFLKKVSLVLPVTHTVRLIRSTMGIIEVNRLEFLSVNIIFAVVGMLLLITVSRLFLRAR, encoded by the coding sequence ATGAATAAATTAAAGCAGTTATGGAGAGTTTTCATAGCTTTTTTAAAAGAATCCTTTAGAAACAGAGTAGAGTTTTTTTTCGGCCTTATGCTTCCTGTGCTGTTTCTCGTCATGTTCGGTTATATCTTCGGTGGGGAGGAGAATGTCTCTTCATTGAAAGTTGGTCTCTTTTCTTCTGATTCAGAGAGCATTTCATGGATAACCGATGTTGGAGGTTTCGAATTCATCACTTTTGCCTCTACTGAAAGTATGATGAAGGCGTTGAATAACATTGAAATCGGGCTTGCCCTTCAACTTTCTTCTGGAGAACTTACATTCTACAAAGTGCAGGGGAACCCGTCTCTGGAAGGAGAAATTGCTATCGCTCAAAGTGCGATTGTAGCGGCTATTGAAGCCCATCTCAACGATGTGGAACCTGTAATCACCGTTAAAAAGACTGCTGTGTCTTCTGGTATCTTCATGGCCACGGGCTCTGACTATATAATGTCCGGTGTGATAGGGATTTCAATACTTTCGTCAGGGATGTTCGCAGTCATTTCTTTGTTCGGAAGATATCGAAAGAAAGGCATCCTCGACCGTTTCAGGGCAACTCCTATGGACCCGATCATATTCGTCCTGGGAAGCACATTTACCCGCTTTCTTATGAGTCTTTTTTCCGTGGTTGTGATCATGTTTATCAACAGAATACTCTTCAACTCGAAGATAAGGCCGGATTGGTTACCTTTAATCGTTGTCATCATCTGTTCGACACTCGGTATGATGGCGCTGGGCTTGCTACTTGTTCTAATTTTCAAAGAGCCCCAAAGTGCGCAGAGTGCCGGTGATGTGTTGTTTTTCTTGATGACATTCGCCTCGGGAATTTATTTCCCGATAGCTTTTCTTCCAGAATTTCTAAAAAAAGTCTCCCTTGTACTTCCTGTTACCCATACAGTAAGACTCATACGGAGTACGATGGGTATTATTGAAGTGAATAGGCTGGAATTTTTGTCAGTAAATATTATTTTCGCTGTTGTGGGTATGCTACTTCTGATAACAGTTTCAAGGTTGTTTCTCAGGGCTCGCTAA
- a CDS encoding NUDIX hydrolase: MREAAVIVPVITIEGEPYLILTRRSRKLKSHPGQISFPGGIRDNGEELWETALREMEEEIGVDRDSVLFVHCLEMTETLMSRIEVHPFLALLSRRVFRLNKEEVEELIFVELSLFQRTKEEVIRLPSGEETIKYRLPGLVVWGATARIIDSSLEKILDILLNTGYIDFINDD; encoded by the coding sequence TTGAGGGAAGCGGCTGTTATCGTTCCGGTCATTACCATCGAAGGTGAGCCGTATTTGATCCTAACGAGGCGCTCCAGAAAGCTGAAGAGCCATCCCGGTCAGATCAGTTTTCCCGGAGGCATTCGAGACAATGGAGAAGAATTATGGGAAACGGCACTGAGGGAGATGGAAGAGGAAATCGGAGTGGACCGTGATAGCGTGTTGTTTGTACACTGCCTGGAAATGACAGAAACACTCATGTCAAGAATCGAAGTCCATCCCTTTCTCGCCCTCCTTTCCAGGAGAGTTTTCAGACTCAACAAAGAGGAAGTGGAAGAACTCATCTTCGTGGAACTTTCACTGTTTCAACGAACGAAAGAGGAGGTCATAAGGCTCCCCTCAGGAGAGGAGACCATAAAATACAGACTCCCCGGACTAGTAGTCTGGGGAGCCACTGCGAGAATTATCGACAGTTCTTTGGAAAAGATTTTGGATATACTTCTAAATACCGGCTACATCGATTTCATCAACGATGACTGA
- a CDS encoding HesA/MoeB/ThiF family protein, with protein sequence MEDKLIKAYFERQLLIKGIDIELHKNISQLTLSCPRTRVESEIVQLLFRAGFVSLSSCYDSKDLAIFRAVMPFMQVSKEPDIIFQTSKKEISIEYSNKIWVNIPEGLDLIFAPLVAALVFLSVMKKENISFAPENIQLPLNFESVPPDGKVMIVGAGGLGSPVIEFLLRNGLENLIVVEPDILSVSNIHRQTLYTSEEIGMKKSDALRKKLSTRNNVSLKTYSERFDSEMLKAETPDLVVACVDNYATRYAINDACYKEGIPFIDAGVEGFSGYIMPHRQRDACYRCFIGDDRTDKKGPKPILPFTSYFAGMLEAAYASNILRCPDKPMKGFWFDLKNLTFTGFEVEKRRGCSVCDRF encoded by the coding sequence ATGGAGGATAAACTCATCAAAGCTTATTTCGAAAGACAACTCCTGATAAAGGGTATCGACATAGAACTCCACAAAAATATCTCGCAACTGACACTCAGTTGCCCTCGTACCAGAGTTGAATCGGAAATCGTTCAGCTGCTTTTCAGAGCCGGGTTCGTGAGCCTCTCTTCATGTTATGATTCGAAAGACCTCGCAATTTTTCGGGCAGTGATGCCCTTTATGCAGGTCTCGAAAGAACCTGACATCATTTTTCAGACCTCTAAAAAGGAGATATCCATCGAATATAGCAACAAAATCTGGGTGAATATTCCCGAGGGATTGGACCTCATCTTTGCTCCATTAGTAGCCGCGCTTGTGTTCTTAAGTGTGATGAAAAAGGAGAATATATCCTTCGCACCGGAGAACATCCAGCTTCCACTAAATTTTGAAAGCGTTCCCCCTGATGGGAAGGTCATGATAGTTGGAGCTGGTGGCCTTGGTTCGCCGGTTATTGAATTTCTCCTGAGAAACGGTCTTGAAAATCTTATCGTAGTGGAGCCAGATATCCTCAGTGTTTCAAATATCCATCGGCAGACCCTTTACACGAGTGAAGAGATAGGAATGAAGAAGAGTGATGCTCTGAGGAAAAAGCTGAGTACCCGTAACAACGTTTCCTTGAAGACATATAGTGAACGTTTCGATTCTGAAATGTTGAAAGCGGAGACCCCCGATCTCGTTGTAGCCTGTGTCGACAATTACGCGACGAGATATGCCATAAACGATGCATGTTATAAAGAAGGGATCCCCTTTATTGACGCCGGTGTCGAAGGTTTCTCTGGATATATAATGCCCCACAGACAAAGAGATGCATGCTATAGGTGTTTTATCGGTGATGATAGAACCGATAAGAAAGGACCAAAACCTATTCTCCCATTCACCAGCTATTTTGCGGGAATGTTGGAAGCCGCTTATGCCTCGAACATTTTGAGATGTCCTGATAAACCTATGAAAGGGTTCTGGTTCGACCTCAAAAACCTCACTTTCACGGGATTTGAGGTCGAAAAGCGCCGAGGATGTTCGGTATGTGATAGATTTTAA
- a CDS encoding transcription repressor NadR → MSKEDHVLQILKNSQLPVTGNMLSEKLNVSRQMIVQYIASLRAKGHRIVSSPKGYLLARESESVKKLVAVKHSEEEIYQELLAIVKAGGKILDVIVEHPVYGEIRGILDIESEEDIVRFIGRLKASNAVPLLELSGGVHLHTLETKDEATMRRVLNAIKEYLI, encoded by the coding sequence ATGAGCAAGGAAGATCATGTTTTGCAGATACTGAAGAATTCACAGTTACCTGTTACAGGCAATATGCTTTCGGAAAAACTGAATGTTAGCAGGCAGATGATCGTACAATACATCGCTAGTCTGCGAGCTAAAGGTCATAGAATCGTTTCTTCTCCCAAAGGATACCTTCTAGCCCGGGAATCGGAGTCAGTTAAAAAGCTCGTCGCTGTAAAACATTCAGAAGAAGAGATTTATCAAGAACTCCTCGCTATTGTAAAAGCTGGCGGCAAAATCCTTGATGTCATCGTTGAACACCCTGTGTATGGGGAAATACGGGGTATCCTCGATATTGAAAGTGAGGAGGATATCGTAAGATTTATAGGACGCTTAAAAGCATCGAACGCTGTACCGCTTCTTGAACTCTCCGGAGGTGTACATCTGCACACCCTCGAAACAAAAGATGAAGCCACTATGCGTAGAGTCCTCAACGCAATTAAAGAATACTTAATATAA
- a CDS encoding TldD/PmbA family protein, producing MIAEHIIEAMLVELLKKGAEFADIFVEERNSNNISMTGGKVETALSGKSFGVGVRATIGVRSIYAYTNELTENALMAVVEGIGDILNSRPKRNVRMSFEERKNENRHLFILEPASVNKADKVKIMKMASEGARNVSKLITQVLVNYFDYDQRVWIYNSEGLKTFDRRLRTRLMIEAVATKPGEKETGFYGPGAAMGFEFYNTFDVYEAGQKAARIAVRMIDAEYAPAGKMPVVISNGFGGVIFHEACGHALEATSVAKGASVFAGKLGQKVAADCVSAVDDGTIPNAWGSANIDDEGTPTRRNVLIENGILKSYLVDKFNGRKMDMESTGSARRQDYRYAPTSRMSNTFILPGEYYPEEIIASTEYGLYAKSMGGGSVIPGTGEFNFSVREGYLIEKGRITKPVRGAKLIGKGSEVLWKIDMVGNDLARAQGICGSSSGSITADVGQPTIRVSELVVGGRNK from the coding sequence ATGATAGCAGAACATATAATAGAAGCCATGCTTGTAGAACTCCTTAAAAAGGGTGCAGAGTTTGCCGATATATTTGTTGAAGAGAGAAATTCAAACAACATCTCAATGACCGGTGGCAAGGTTGAAACAGCTTTGTCTGGTAAATCCTTTGGCGTGGGTGTTAGGGCCACGATAGGAGTTCGAAGCATATACGCTTATACGAACGAGTTAACTGAAAACGCTCTTATGGCTGTTGTAGAGGGAATTGGTGATATATTAAATTCAAGACCAAAGAGAAATGTGCGAATGAGCTTTGAAGAGAGAAAAAACGAAAATCGCCATCTTTTTATCTTGGAACCGGCTTCTGTCAACAAAGCTGATAAAGTAAAGATAATGAAAATGGCTTCCGAAGGCGCAAGAAATGTTTCAAAGCTTATTACTCAGGTATTGGTAAACTACTTTGATTACGATCAGAGAGTCTGGATATACAACTCAGAAGGATTGAAGACTTTTGACCGAAGGCTCCGAACTAGACTGATGATCGAGGCTGTCGCGACGAAACCTGGTGAAAAAGAGACAGGTTTCTACGGTCCAGGAGCGGCTATGGGATTTGAGTTCTATAACACCTTCGATGTTTATGAAGCAGGTCAAAAGGCAGCTCGCATTGCTGTGAGGATGATTGATGCAGAATATGCACCTGCGGGGAAAATGCCTGTTGTCATTTCAAATGGATTTGGAGGTGTGATCTTTCATGAAGCCTGTGGACATGCTCTTGAAGCTACCTCTGTTGCCAAGGGGGCTTCGGTCTTTGCCGGGAAGCTTGGCCAAAAGGTCGCTGCTGATTGTGTGTCTGCTGTTGACGACGGGACAATTCCCAATGCCTGGGGATCTGCGAACATCGATGATGAAGGTACTCCTACCCGCAGGAATGTACTCATTGAAAATGGCATTCTAAAGAGCTATCTTGTGGACAAGTTCAATGGGAGAAAAATGGACATGGAGAGTACGGGCAGTGCCCGACGCCAGGATTATCGCTATGCTCCGACATCGAGAATGAGCAATACTTTCATACTTCCGGGCGAATACTATCCTGAAGAGATCATTGCCAGCACTGAGTACGGCCTTTATGCGAAATCCATGGGTGGGGGATCGGTCATTCCTGGAACAGGGGAATTCAATTTCTCAGTGCGTGAAGGCTATCTCATTGAAAAGGGTAGGATTACTAAACCAGTTCGAGGTGCCAAATTGATCGGAAAAGGTTCTGAGGTTCTCTGGAAAATTGACATGGTGGGAAACGATCTCGCCCGGGCACAGGGTATATGTGGCTCCAGTTCTGGGAGTATAACGGCCGATGTTGGTCAGCCCACAATAAGAGTTTCAGAATTGGTTGTCGGGGGGCGAAATAAATGA
- a CDS encoding amidohydrolase has protein sequence MDLLFKGGTIYPITSKPFKGDILVREGKILQIAEKIDVKDAEVIEVTGKYVFPGFVDAHSHIGIFEEGVGGIYYQDGNEMTNPLTPEVRVIDAFYPEDPAIDRALAGGVTTVMVVPGSANPVGGQGAILKFKSKIVDEMIVKEPAGLKMATGENPKRVYGSMKKSPATRLGVGASIRQYFQKVKNYMAKKEKAKEKGEPFTEVDHQLEIGEKVLRREIPARIHAHRADDILTAIRISEEFGFDLVIEHATEAYKIADYIKAKGIPLVLGPIFGFRTKLELKDMTFEAIKIINEKGILAAMMCDHPVIHLEHTSIQLGTALRYGAREEDLLKMVTINPAKILGIDDKVGSLEVGKDADIVLWSGHPFDFRSVVERVFIEGKEVFKV, from the coding sequence GTGGATCTTTTATTCAAGGGTGGTACAATTTATCCGATAACTTCAAAACCTTTCAAAGGAGATATTTTGGTTCGCGAAGGAAAGATTTTACAGATCGCAGAAAAGATCGATGTAAAAGATGCAGAAGTGATTGAGGTTACGGGGAAATATGTCTTCCCGGGTTTTGTGGATGCTCACTCTCACATCGGCATTTTTGAAGAAGGTGTCGGAGGGATATACTATCAGGACGGTAACGAAATGACCAACCCTCTTACACCGGAAGTGAGGGTCATAGATGCGTTCTATCCTGAAGACCCCGCCATCGATAGGGCACTCGCAGGTGGAGTTACAACTGTCATGGTAGTGCCGGGAAGTGCCAATCCTGTTGGCGGTCAGGGAGCGATTTTAAAATTCAAATCGAAAATCGTGGATGAGATGATAGTAAAAGAACCAGCCGGGCTAAAAATGGCCACGGGTGAAAATCCTAAAAGGGTATATGGTTCCATGAAAAAATCTCCTGCCACAAGACTTGGTGTCGGTGCATCCATTCGCCAGTATTTCCAGAAGGTGAAAAATTATATGGCGAAAAAAGAAAAGGCGAAGGAAAAAGGTGAACCTTTCACCGAAGTAGATCATCAACTGGAAATCGGCGAAAAGGTTCTCAGGCGTGAAATTCCAGCACGCATTCATGCCCATAGAGCGGATGATATTCTCACCGCCATAAGGATTTCAGAAGAATTTGGTTTCGATCTCGTTATCGAGCATGCCACAGAGGCCTATAAAATTGCGGACTATATAAAGGCTAAAGGAATTCCTTTAGTACTCGGTCCTATCTTTGGTTTTAGAACGAAGCTCGAACTGAAAGACATGACTTTTGAGGCGATAAAAATAATCAATGAAAAGGGAATACTCGCTGCTATGATGTGTGATCACCCCGTGATCCATTTAGAACACACCTCTATTCAGCTTGGCACAGCCCTCAGATATGGTGCCCGCGAAGAAGACCTTTTGAAGATGGTAACCATAAATCCAGCGAAGATACTGGGAATAGATGACAAGGTAGGTTCTTTAGAAGTCGGAAAGGATGCGGATATTGTTCTATGGAGCGGCCACCCCTTTGACTTCAGATCAGTGGTAGAGAGAGTTTTCATAGAAGGGAAAGAAGTCTTTAAAGTTTAA